One stretch of Aeromicrobium fastidiosum DNA includes these proteins:
- a CDS encoding adenosine deaminase: MTATTEQIQKAPKVALHEHLDGGVRPATIVEIAAEIRHDLPAEGAAALGTWFEEASSSGSLVRYLETFVHTVAVMQRPEDLARVARESVVDLATDGCVYAELRWAPEQHQSAGLSLHEAVEAVQAGIDEGRAEAESLGHPIVVGQLLTAMRHAKRGMEIAEIAVEYRSRGVAGFDIAGAEDGFPPILHLEAFEYLRRENAHFTIHAGEAFGLPSIWQAIQRCGAERLGHGVRIVDDIDWDAPGGPVLGDLAAYIRDRRIPLEMCPSSNLQTDAVPGMTSIADHPIGRLKDLGFRVTVNCDNRLMSGTSMTREFELLVDAFGYDLDDVRWFTINAMKSAFLPFDQRLALINDVIKPGYAALAR; the protein is encoded by the coding sequence GTGACTGCCACCACCGAACAGATTCAGAAGGCCCCCAAGGTCGCGCTCCACGAGCACCTCGACGGCGGGGTCCGCCCTGCCACGATCGTCGAGATCGCCGCCGAGATCAGGCACGACCTGCCGGCCGAGGGTGCCGCGGCGCTCGGCACGTGGTTCGAGGAGGCGTCCAGCTCAGGCTCGCTGGTGCGCTACCTCGAGACCTTCGTGCACACCGTCGCGGTCATGCAGCGTCCCGAGGACCTCGCCCGTGTTGCCCGCGAGTCGGTCGTCGACCTGGCCACCGACGGATGCGTCTACGCCGAGCTGCGCTGGGCCCCCGAGCAGCACCAGTCGGCGGGACTCTCCCTGCACGAGGCCGTCGAGGCCGTGCAGGCCGGCATCGACGAGGGACGCGCCGAGGCCGAGTCGCTGGGGCACCCCATCGTGGTGGGTCAGCTGCTCACGGCGATGCGGCACGCCAAGCGCGGCATGGAGATCGCCGAGATCGCGGTCGAGTACCGCTCGCGGGGCGTCGCGGGCTTCGACATCGCGGGGGCCGAGGACGGCTTCCCGCCGATCCTGCACCTCGAGGCCTTCGAGTACCTGCGGCGCGAGAACGCGCACTTCACGATCCACGCGGGCGAGGCGTTCGGGCTGCCGTCCATCTGGCAGGCGATCCAGCGGTGCGGGGCCGAGCGCCTCGGCCACGGCGTCCGCATCGTCGACGACATCGACTGGGACGCCCCGGGCGGTCCCGTGCTGGGCGACCTCGCCGCCTACATCCGCGACCGGCGCATCCCGCTCGAGATGTGCCCGTCGTCCAACCTGCAGACCGATGCGGTCCCCGGCATGACCTCGATCGCCGACCACCCGATCGGCAGGCTCAAGGACCTCGGCTTCAGGGTCACGGTCAACTGCGACAACCGGCTCATGAGCGGCACGTCGATGACGCGGGAGTTCGAGCTGCTCGTCGACGCCTTCGGCTACGACCTCGACGACGTCCGCTGGTTCACGATCAACGCCATGAAGAGCGCCTTCCTGCCCTTCGACCAGCGGCTCGCGCTGATCAACGACGTCATCAAGCCGGGGTACGCGGCCCTCGCACGCTGA
- a CDS encoding MaoC family dehydratase: MRMFNNSSEIAAAAGEELGVSEWVGITQDRIDMFADATGDRQWIHVDTERAAQGPFGATIAHGYLTLSLIPFLGAQVFAFAGDMARVNYGLNKVRFVSPVTVKSKVRSSVSMLDVTDIEKGQQVTLQHTIEIRGNDKPACVAETVTLLMAS; this comes from the coding sequence ATGCGCATGTTCAACAACAGCAGTGAGATCGCAGCGGCCGCGGGCGAAGAGCTCGGCGTCAGCGAGTGGGTCGGCATCACGCAGGACCGCATCGACATGTTCGCCGACGCGACCGGTGACCGCCAGTGGATCCACGTCGACACCGAGCGCGCCGCGCAGGGCCCGTTCGGGGCGACGATCGCCCACGGCTACCTGACCCTGTCGCTCATCCCGTTCCTCGGGGCGCAGGTCTTCGCCTTCGCGGGCGACATGGCGCGGGTCAACTACGGACTCAACAAGGTGCGGTTCGTCTCGCCCGTCACGGTGAAGTCGAAGGTGCGCAGCAGCGTGTCGATGCTCGACGTCACCGACATCGAGAAGGGTCAGCAGGTCACGCTGCAGCACACCATCGAGATCCGCGGCAACGACAAGCCGGCCTGCGTCGCGGAGACCGTCACGCTGCTCATGGCGTCGTGA